Part of the Desulfolutivibrio sulfoxidireducens genome is shown below.
CTCCACCCGCTGGGTGGCCTTGAGCGAGGACGGGGCGGCGGTGATGGTCCCGGCCATGGCCGGTCCGGACCAGACCACGAGCCAGGACAGAATCCAGGCCGTCAGGGCCCGAAGCCGGGCGTGTCGTCTCGTGGCGGCGGTCATGGTCTCCATGCTCCTCATTTGGCAATGACCAGGGGCAGGTCTTTCCGGTCGGCGTCGCCCGTTTCGTCCATGTCGCCCCCGGCCGCCGGAGACGATCCCGAGGTGAGCACATCCAGGAGACTCCGGCTGCCCGGGGCGGCCTTTTTCTCGAAGGTGTCCTCCTTGGGCGGACGATGGCGCTTGGACAGGCCCCGGATGACCTCCACCGGCGGCTCCTCGGCCGCGGCGGCGGGCACGGCGCTCTCGGAACGCTCCACCAGGGCCGAAAGATCCGCCCCGGGAGTGCCCTCCCGGGCCTGGTCCCCGGGCGAGCGCAGGGCGAAGGTCAGGACATGGTTGGTGACCGCGTAGGCCAATTTTTCGGCCTCCTCGGGGGTGACCAGGAGGGTGAAATAGTCCGTGGGCGAGAGTTCCTCCCGGCCGTCCTTGCCGATCTTGGTCTCCATCTCCGTGCCCGCGGCCAGAATCGGGATGTCCGAGAGAAAAAGCTTGCTTTCCTTGATGTCCGGTTCGTCCGGATCGAGCTTTTCCTCGCTGTCCATGGTCATGATCACGTCCACCCGGCAGCCCGGGGTGATCAGCCCGCCGGCCCCGAGTTCCTTGCCGCCCTTGACCGTGACCGCCCGCTTGCCCGGCTCCACGATCTGCTCCAGGCCGGCGGCCGTAACACCCTTGGGGAAAAGCTTGTCCGCCGTGACCGGGTCGCCCGGGGACAGTTTGCGGGAGAGCACCCGGTCCGCCAGCTCGTCCGGCCTGGTGAAGGACTGGGGCGGCACGGCGTCCGGATCGTAGGGCACGGTCCCAAGCATGTCCGGGACAAGACGCATCCCCCGCTCCAGCGCTTTTTTGGCCACCACCACCTCCACCGTGGCCTTGGCCGGGGCCGGCGCGCCCTGTGTCGTCTCGCCTTGCGGCGCGCGACCCTTCTGCTTGGCCAGCCAGTTCAGGGTCAGGGCCCCGGCGACGATGGCCAGAAGCATCGCCAGGACCAGATGCACCGTCGCCTTGGATTTCATGCCGTCACACCCTTTGTCCCGCCTGTGGCTCGCCGTGTTGCACCGACGTCGTCCGTGGATCACGCCGGGCGGCACATGGCCTGACCCGGCGCTTCGGGCAAAGCAAGACCCGTGCCGGATCGCGATACGCGGGCGCAATGCCGCCGACGGGCCGGACCAGGCCCGCATCCCGCGCCCACGCCCCGTGAAACCGTCCCCTTTTCCCCTGGCCCCGGGGAAACGCCGCCCGTCGTCCCCTCAAAATTCCGGGCCGGCCCTGGGGTCTGGTTTGCTTTCTCAAAAGGTCCGAGGCGGCCTGTTTAAACAAATGAAACAAAAAACGCCGCCACTGGGGAGCGGCTTGGTTTCGCGGCCAGACGGCGGCCTGCCGCGCGGTCCGGACTATGTCCGCTGTCCGCAAAACCGGGCCGGGTCGATGCCGTGCTTCTGGATCTTGTTCCACAGGTTCTTGGGACCTATTCCGAGAAGCGCGGCCGCCTCCTTCTGCACCCCGCCGGCCCGGGTCAGGGCCTTCTCGATCATGCTGCGCTCCACGTCGGAAAGCGTCTGACGCAACGACACCACGTGGTCCGCGCCGGCATCGGCGTCCGCCACGGCCGCGCCGCCGCCCCTGGCCTGAAAGGCCTCCCGGAACTGGGCGGCGTCGAGGACCTCGCCCGAACTCATGATGGCCGCCCGCTCCAGCACGTTGGCCAACTGGCGCACGTTGCCCGGCCAGTCGTGCTCGAACAGAAGGCCCATGGCCTCCCGGCTGACCCCGCGCAGGTCGACCCCGAGCTTGACGTTGATCCGGGACAGGAAATGCTCCACCAAAAGGGGCAGGTCCTCCTTGCGCTCGCGAAGCGGCGGGATGTGGATGACGGCCACGCTTAAGCGGTAGTAGAGGTCGGCCCGGAACTGTTTCTCCTCCACCAGCCGGGGCAGGTCCTGGTTGGTGGCGGCGATGATGCGGATGTCGATGTCGATGGGCTTTTGCCCGCCCACGCGCTCGATCCGCTTCTGCTCCACGGCCCGAAGGAGCTTGGGCTGCAAAAAAAGAGGCATATCCCCCAGCTCGTCCAGAAGGATGGAGCCGCCCTGGGCCAATTCGAACTTGCCCTTTTTCAGGGCCAACGCCCCGGTGAAGGCCCCCCTCTCGTGGCCGAACAGCTCGCTTTCCAGGAGGTTTTCCGGGATGGCCGCGCAGTTGACCTTGATAAACGGCCCTGTGGCCCGCCGGGACAGGGCGTGGATGGCGTCGGAGACCACCTCCTTGCCCGTACCCGACTCCCCGGTGACCAGGACCGTGGTGTCCAGCCCGGCCACCCGGTGGATCATCTCCACCACCCGGCGCATGCCCTCGCTCTGGCCCACGATGGCCGGCACGCCCGTGGCCGTGGCCAGGGTGGAACGCAGCACGGCCAGCTCGGCCCGAAGCCCCCGGCGCTCCAGGGCGCGACGGATGACGATCTCCAGTTCCGTCAGGCTGAAGGGCTTGGAGAAAAAGTCGTAGGCCCCGCGTCGGACCGCCTCCAGGGCCTTTTCCCGGGTGGAATAGCCGGTCATGACGATGACGTCGGTCTGGGGGGAAAGTTCCTTGATCAGGCTCACGGCCTCGATGCCGCTTTTGCCCGGGAGCATGACGTCGGTCAAAACCAGATCAAAGGGCTCCCTGGCCAGCTTGGCCAGCCCCTCCTCCACCGACCCGGCGCAGGCCGGGGCAAAGCCCTTGGAGGATAGGGCCTCGGCGAGCATGGCCCGGAACACCTCGTCATCCTCGATCACCAGGATCTTCTCGGCCATCATCCGCCTCGGTTGGTCTGCGGCGTCATCCGAACCGTCGCTGTGGGGCGCCGGGCCGTTTCCTTGAAAAAAAGCCCCACGCCTTGGCTCACGCGTCCTCGTCGCCCGGGAAAAAGCTGGTGAACACCTCTTCGATGCGTGCATCCACGCCGGCCACGATCCCGGCCAGGTCGGCCGGGGCCAGATTCAGGGCCTCGAAGGCCTCGGGCAAAAGGGCCGGCACCCGCCATTCCCCGCTGGTGCCGATCGCCAGGGCGTTGGCCAGAAAGTCGGCCACATGGATCACCGCCGGTTCCTCGATGAACAGGGGTTCGCTCAAGTCGTGATGGTAGCGCACCATCTTCTCCAAAACCGCCGGATATTGCCACTTGCGCAGCAAAAGCCCACCCAGCAGGGCATGATCAAAGGAGAACGCGGCCTTTTCGGCCCGGGTCAGGGTCGTCAGCTCCTCCCGGCAGGCGCGCAGGACCGCGCCTGCCGGTCCGGGCAGATGCTTGTACAGGATCAGACGGCCGATGTCGTGCAACAGCCCGGCCACGAAATAGCTCTCCTGGCCGGCCGCGCCCGTGTGCTCGGCCAGGGCCCGGGCGATGATCCCACAGCCGATGCTGTGTTTCCAGAAGGCCTTCATGTTGACGTATTCCGGGGGGATGTCCCGGAAGAGGGGCAGCACGGACACGCCCAGGGCCAGGGTGGCCAACTGCTTGCCGCCCACGATCATGACCGCCCGGGTAAGGCTGTCCACCTTGGCCGGAAAACGTTTCTCCACAGCCCGGGAGGCCCGGCCGAAAAAGGCGCTGTTGACGAGTTTGAGAAGCTTGGCCGAGAGGCTGGGATCGGTGCCGATGATTTTCGCGGCATCCTCCACGCTGCTGTGGGGATCGCGCAGGACATCGTTTATGCGCGCGAACACCTCGGGCAACGAGACCAGTTGCGGGTCCTCGCGCAACAACTCCTCGGGGGTGGGGATGGGCTGTGCGTTCGCTTCCGACTTGGCCGGGGGCGGCGGGGCGGGACGGGACGGGGCGGACGCCTCCCCCCCGGAACCGGACGGGTCCTCGACGGCGGCCCGGGCCATCCGCCTGGCCGTCCTGGCCACGCATATCTTGAACACGGCCGCGGCGGCCGCGTCGGCCAGATCCACGAAAACGAACCGGGGACGGACAGCCTCTACCGCCGGCCCCAAAAAGTCGGCCGGTTTGGGCGCGGCTGGGGCGGCGGCTGGGGCCGCGTCCCCCCCGCCGCCTCCCGGGTTCGGAGCGTCCCCTGCGGGGACCACCTCCACCGTGTCCAGGCCCCAGCCGGCCAGGGTGGTCAGGTGGGACCGGTCCAGGCGCGCCCCCCGGGGCATGAGGAAACGCCCGCCCGGGGTGAGGACGTCTTCGCCAAGCACCATGCCCGGAACCAGATCGGAGACCCTGACTTTGACCATGTCCTTGTCCTTGGGGCCGAGACCGCCAGGCAACGCGCCGGTCTCTCAACATTCCATAAAGAGATATGGGTAGAAATCCCGGAGGTTGTCAAGAAAACACCGGCCCAGGACGGCCTCATGCCCCGGCCGGGGAGTCGCACAGTTCCACCTCCACCGAAAAACCCTCGGCATCATGGACGATACCGAACATCCCATGATTTTCGTTCAGAAAATTGATGAAGGACAAAAGCCCTGGGTCGTCCCGGCCGGGGTCGGCCCCCACGAAGGCCGCCCCACTGGCCCGCATGACCACCCGCACCCGGCCGTCCTCGCCATGCCCGGCAAAAAGCCGAACCTCCCCGGCGCGTCCGGGCCGGGCCGCCTCCCGGATCATGGCCAGACAGCGCGACAGGCCCAGAAGCAGCTTTCGTTTGGACGTCTGGGCCACCAGGCGGGAGACGTCGCCCACCTCAAGGCCAAGGCCGCGCCCGGCCAGTTCCTCGCGGGCCTCGTCCGCCATCTCCCGCAGAAGTTCTCCCAAATCCACGGCCTGGGTGAAGCGCCGCTCGGACCGGCTGGCGTCGAAAAGGACGCGTCGCCCATCGAGTTCGGCGATCATCCTGGTTTTGAGTTCCCCCATCTCGGTGAGCGTCTCCGCCAGACGCGGCACGGCCCGGCCCAGAAGGGCGGTTTCCAGGGCCGCCAGACTCTCGGCGGCCGGCGACTCCTCCCGGCCAAGGGCCTGGGCAACGGCGTCCCGGGCATCCGCGAAGGCCTGATCGGCCCGCGCCGCCGCGTCCAGGATGCGCCGCATCTTGAGGAACAGTCCCTCCAGGGCGGTCAGGGAATTGCCGGTGGTATGCAGATAGGTCCCGGCCGACTCCACCAGACCGGCCTGAAAGGCGATCTCGGCCTCCTTCTCGCGCAGCCTCTCGCGCATGCGCGATTCCATGAGGGCCCTGGTCCTGGCCTGGAGTTCCTCGGTGCGCCTGGCCACCCGCTCCTCGAGTTCGGCGTTGGCCCGTTCCAACTCGATCTCGGCCCGGCGGCGGCTGACGATGTTCTTGGTGGACACGATGATAAGCCCCAGGCCACCGATGGTCATAAGCCCGACCATGACCATGGCGTTGCGGGACTGCCTGACGACCCCGGTGGCCTCGAGGACGTCCGGAAACGAGGTGGTCACGCCCACGACCAGGGACGCGCCGTCCACGGACACCGGGGTCCAGGCGATGAGTTCCTGCCTGTTCCAGCCAGGGGAAAAAAACCGGCCCATCCCCTCCCGGCCCGAGGAGACGGCGGCCAAAAGCCGCTCCATGCCGGCGGCGGCGTCCTCGTCGCCTGGCGCGGCGACCGGGTCGCCGGCGGCATTCCCGTCCGACTCGCCGCCAGGGCACCAGGGCAAGAGGCTGTCCCGGCCACAGTCGGACCGGCCCGGGGAAAACAACCAGGCCCCGCCGCCAAACAGGCGCACGGGGGCGGTGAACCGTTCGCGAATCCCGGCTTCGATGGCCTGGACCGAAAGGAGGCCGCTTTTGTCCCGGGCGAAATCCTCGGCGCTCCGGGCCAGGGTTCTGGCGATTTCCAACTGGGCCGTGCCGAAGGCGGTCGAGGTCCCGGCCCGCAGGGCGGCTTCGTAGTTGACCACCAGATACCAGCCAAGCACGATGCCCAAGGCGGCCACGATGGGCAGCGTCAAGTCCGCCTCCCACCGAAACCGCGCAAGACACCCCCAGCGTCCGGCACGGTGTCCGGACGGCTCCTCCCCCTTCTTCTCCATCACCCTTCCTCGACCCTCGTATCGCGTTCAAAACCAGACATGGACGGCGAGAAAAAAATTCCCTCCGGCCTGGACGGGCCTCCCCCCATCCAGCCGAACCCGGGCCGGCATGACGTCCCCATGCCGGCCGCCCCCGGACGCGGCACGGCCGACAGGCATCCTAGCCGTTTAGTCCCAGGGAGTCCATGCCGCGTAGCGCTTCCAGGTGATTGAGCCACTTGTAGTGGAATTTCACGTCGTTGCCCATGATACTGCCGTAGCCGGCCGCATCCAGCCGGCTGCGTAGGGAGGTCCCAGAATTCTGACGGTGCACGCAGGTCACCGTGCCGCAGTACATGACCTTCCAGCCGGCCAGGCACAGTTGCAGGTCGTGGTCCGTGTCGTCGATCTGGGACGGGGAATAGCGGATGTCGAACAGGGGCGCGTCGGCCAGGGAGGCCACGCGCAAAAGGTGCTGGCAGCCCATGACCACCCGCGTCTCCCGAACCACGTCGTACAGGCCGATGTCGTACTGCAAAAATGGCGTGGGCAGGCTGACCCGGATGGCCTCCTCGGTGCAGAAGGAGACGTGCCGATACAGATATTGCAACAGTCGATACTCGCCAGGGAAGACCACCTTGCAGCCCACGTTGCCGATTTTCGGGTCGCTTTCGGCCACGGTGAGCATGTGGCTCAACCAGTCGGGCTGCACATAGATGTCGTCGTCGAGAAAGGCCACATAGTCGCTTTCCCGGACATCCGGCAGGGAAAGCAGCCAGTTGCGGGCCGCGGGCGCGCCGATGTTCACCGGCAGCGCGATGACCTCGAAGTCGTTGTGCGGAAAGAGTCGGCGGGCATTGGCAACCACAGCGGCGCTGTCGTCGGCGCAGCCGTTGAGCAGGACCTTGATCCGGGCCGGGCCGATGTCGCTGCCGGCCAGGCTTTCCAGGGTCTCCCCCAGGATCTGTGCCTTGTTGAAGCTGTAGAGGCAGACACAGACCTTTTTGGTCCGAAGCAGGCCTGGATCGGGCGCGAACGGGGTGCGCAGGGCCTGGATGCGCAGGGCATAGGGGCGTTGCAGGGGATCGAGGGCCAAGGCCCGTTCATAAAAGGCCACGGCCTCGTCCACCCGGCCGGCGCGGCGATGCATCTCCGCCGCCCGGCTCAGGGAAAAGGGATCGTTGGCCTGTTCCCTGATATTTTCCCACAAGGGCCAGGCCCGGGCGTCGTCGCCCATGGTCGCGTGGTGGTCGAACAGCCGTTTGGTCCACAGAAGCCGCAAGGCCTTGGGGCAGTTGAACGACTCCAGGGCCGCATCGGGTTGCCGGCCCTCGAAGAGGTCGAGGGTCAGAAGCATGTCGGCGTAGCGCACGGCCATGGGGTGCTTGGCCAACACGGCGCGGCAGATGCGGCGCAAATCCGGGGCGTATTCCTTGAAAGAGGCTTTGCGGATCTCCTCGAAGGTTTCGGGCTCGGCGTGCGTGGCCTCGAGGATCTTGATGATCACCGCGGCCCCGGGGACAATGCCGGACTCCAGGCCGATGCGCAGCATGCTCGGATCGAGGCCGGCCAGATTCACCACGGCCTTGATGGCCTGTTCCAGGAGGGTGCGCGCCCGTGGCGACAACGAGCCGGGGCCTTCCGCGAACATCCTGTTGACGAAGGACAGGGAAAGGGGGAAGTCGATTTGGAACGTATTTAAATAGTTGGCGTAATACGAACAGGCGTCGGCCTGGGAGAGGGCGAAGAGCTCCCCGGAGATGCCAGACTTTTTCTCGGCCTCGGATGAACCCGCCATGGCTTGCTCCTTGGTTGAACACAGCAATCGCCGGCGGTTCCATGCAAATCCCGGACCGAACCGTATTTGCCGGGGCGGGGCCCACGCCCTGAACGCACCTCGGGGATGTCGCCCCGCACCACGAGTGGCGTTCGCCGCCACCCAGTGGTTTCGGCTGGCAATTCCCACGCGACAGGATGCTTTTTCATTCAAAAAAACAC
Proteins encoded:
- the cpaB gene encoding Flp pilus assembly protein CpaB, producing the protein MKSKATVHLVLAMLLAIVAGALTLNWLAKQKGRAPQGETTQGAPAPAKATVEVVVAKKALERGMRLVPDMLGTVPYDPDAVPPQSFTRPDELADRVLSRKLSPGDPVTADKLFPKGVTAAGLEQIVEPGKRAVTVKGGKELGAGGLITPGCRVDVIMTMDSEEKLDPDEPDIKESKLFLSDIPILAAGTEMETKIGKDGREELSPTDYFTLLVTPEEAEKLAYAVTNHVLTFALRSPGDQAREGTPGADLSALVERSESAVPAAAAEEPPVEVIRGLSKRHRPPKEDTFEKKAAPGSRSLLDVLTSGSSPAAGGDMDETGDADRKDLPLVIAK
- a CDS encoding sigma-54-dependent transcriptional regulator encodes the protein MAEKILVIEDDEVFRAMLAEALSSKGFAPACAGSVEEGLAKLAREPFDLVLTDVMLPGKSGIEAVSLIKELSPQTDVIVMTGYSTREKALEAVRRGAYDFFSKPFSLTELEIVIRRALERRGLRAELAVLRSTLATATGVPAIVGQSEGMRRVVEMIHRVAGLDTTVLVTGESGTGKEVVSDAIHALSRRATGPFIKVNCAAIPENLLESELFGHERGAFTGALALKKGKFELAQGGSILLDELGDMPLFLQPKLLRAVEQKRIERVGGQKPIDIDIRIIAATNQDLPRLVEEKQFRADLYYRLSVAVIHIPPLRERKEDLPLLVEHFLSRINVKLGVDLRGVSREAMGLLFEHDWPGNVRQLANVLERAAIMSSGEVLDAAQFREAFQARGGGAAVADADAGADHVVSLRQTLSDVERSMIEKALTRAGGVQKEAAALLGIGPKNLWNKIQKHGIDPARFCGQRT
- a CDS encoding HDOD domain-containing protein; the encoded protein is MVKVRVSDLVPGMVLGEDVLTPGGRFLMPRGARLDRSHLTTLAGWGLDTVEVVPAGDAPNPGGGGGDAAPAAAPAAPKPADFLGPAVEAVRPRFVFVDLADAAAAAVFKICVARTARRMARAAVEDPSGSGGEASAPSRPAPPPPAKSEANAQPIPTPEELLREDPQLVSLPEVFARINDVLRDPHSSVEDAAKIIGTDPSLSAKLLKLVNSAFFGRASRAVEKRFPAKVDSLTRAVMIVGGKQLATLALGVSVLPLFRDIPPEYVNMKAFWKHSIGCGIIARALAEHTGAAGQESYFVAGLLHDIGRLILYKHLPGPAGAVLRACREELTTLTRAEKAAFSFDHALLGGLLLRKWQYPAVLEKMVRYHHDLSEPLFIEEPAVIHVADFLANALAIGTSGEWRVPALLPEAFEALNLAPADLAGIVAGVDARIEEVFTSFFPGDEDA
- a CDS encoding glycosyltransferase; amino-acid sequence: MAGSSEAEKKSGISGELFALSQADACSYYANYLNTFQIDFPLSLSFVNRMFAEGPGSLSPRARTLLEQAIKAVVNLAGLDPSMLRIGLESGIVPGAAVIIKILEATHAEPETFEEIRKASFKEYAPDLRRICRAVLAKHPMAVRYADMLLTLDLFEGRQPDAALESFNCPKALRLLWTKRLFDHHATMGDDARAWPLWENIREQANDPFSLSRAAEMHRRAGRVDEAVAFYERALALDPLQRPYALRIQALRTPFAPDPGLLRTKKVCVCLYSFNKAQILGETLESLAGSDIGPARIKVLLNGCADDSAAVVANARRLFPHNDFEVIALPVNIGAPAARNWLLSLPDVRESDYVAFLDDDIYVQPDWLSHMLTVAESDPKIGNVGCKVVFPGEYRLLQYLYRHVSFCTEEAIRVSLPTPFLQYDIGLYDVVRETRVVMGCQHLLRVASLADAPLFDIRYSPSQIDDTDHDLQLCLAGWKVMYCGTVTCVHRQNSGTSLRSRLDAAGYGSIMGNDVKFHYKWLNHLEALRGMDSLGLNG